A portion of the Leifsonia sp. EB41 genome contains these proteins:
- a CDS encoding TM0106 family RecB-like putative nuclease: protein MFLLDGVIVTSASDLTEASKCEFAFLRTLDVKLGRLEKTEEVEDPMYVRSSRLGDEQEHHILERYRERFGDGVAEIERPESLTAESLAEAVRLTADAFARGSEVVFQATFFDGSFVGFADFIVRLPDGRYRVQDSKLARSARVTALLQLAAYAEQLRRTGVEVDGTVELLLGDGSVSEHRLSDIEPVYRKRRARLLDIIAAHVADPGPVQWGDPRFTVCGRCDTCDAEIIAAHDVLLVAGMRVTQRERLAAAGITTIDALAASTGPVEGIPDGTLSGLREQARLQLEAVEGAPPPVRVFNAPVLAILPEPDAGDIFFDFEGDPLYTEGAGERWNLDYLFGLVDQEARFTAFWAHDFAEERVALERFLAFVRERRAAHPGMHIYHYAAYEQTHLLSISARHGVGEAEVDGLLRDNVMVDLYPLVRKSVRVGSRSYSIKKLEPLYMGTELRQSEVTNGADSITEYANARDLIALGRFDEAQPLLDALGDYNRYDCVSTLRLRDWLLARAAEAGVPIGAAPLEELEPAPEESPLRAGLLGFAGDPLDPHRTPDREAVALAAAAIDFHRREQKSFWQSHFARLIQPVEEWADTRDVLVLESVRVVRDWYLDEGQRVERRELQLSGQWGAGSAVRVSENSGPFLLYEYPGPFRLLRAQPGARTVRSAAVIAVADDGSVLVRETLPEDVEAYPHLPMALTPAPPPNTRPLAEAVREWGTDLLAARQQDRWPVNATVDLLRRTPPRTRSGALAPEGPEDGSGRIAAVTASLLDLDASYLAVQGPPGTGKSYLGAHVIARLVAEHGWRVGVVAQSHAVVENLLDRVVDTGLDAALVGKVPSGGNGSSGAAEEPRFTPLRRNGHLEFAAEREGRGYVLGGTAWDFANAARIPRGSLDLLVVDEAGQFSLASTIAVGVAARNLLLLGDPQQLPQVSQGSHPEPVDGSALGWVSAGHDVLPAELGYFLAESRRMHPALAESVSRLSYEGRLHAYPSTRDRELGGVEPGLHPVPVEHVGNATASPQEAAAVVRIVDDLIGRSWSDPAAGVEDAPLGQDDVIVVTPYNAQLAEVRELLDAAGFPQVRVGTVDKFQGQEAAVAIVSLAASSAADVPRGMSFLLMKNRLNVAISRAKWAAYLVHSPELTEFLPTTPAGVGELSAFIRLVESRPQQVRTVAAGEGAGEARA, encoded by the coding sequence GTGTTCCTACTCGACGGTGTGATCGTCACCAGTGCCAGCGATCTGACCGAGGCGTCCAAGTGCGAGTTCGCCTTCCTGCGGACGCTCGACGTCAAGCTGGGCAGGCTGGAGAAGACCGAAGAGGTCGAGGACCCGATGTACGTGCGCTCGTCGCGGCTGGGCGACGAGCAGGAGCACCACATCCTGGAGCGTTACCGCGAGCGGTTCGGCGACGGCGTCGCGGAGATCGAGCGGCCCGAGTCGCTGACCGCCGAGAGCCTCGCGGAGGCGGTGCGGCTCACCGCGGACGCGTTCGCCCGCGGCAGCGAGGTCGTCTTCCAGGCCACGTTCTTCGACGGGTCGTTCGTGGGCTTCGCCGACTTCATCGTCCGGCTGCCGGACGGCCGCTACCGCGTCCAGGACTCCAAGCTCGCCCGCAGCGCCCGCGTCACCGCGCTGCTGCAGCTCGCGGCCTATGCCGAGCAGCTCAGGCGCACGGGCGTCGAGGTCGACGGCACCGTCGAGCTGCTGCTGGGCGACGGCTCGGTCAGCGAGCACCGGCTGTCCGACATCGAGCCGGTCTACCGCAAGCGTCGCGCGCGGCTGCTCGACATCATCGCCGCGCATGTCGCCGACCCCGGTCCTGTGCAGTGGGGCGACCCGCGGTTCACGGTCTGCGGCCGGTGCGACACCTGCGACGCGGAGATCATCGCCGCCCACGACGTCCTGCTGGTCGCGGGGATGCGCGTCACTCAGCGCGAGCGCCTCGCCGCGGCGGGCATCACGACCATCGACGCGCTCGCGGCCTCCACCGGGCCGGTCGAGGGCATCCCGGACGGCACGCTCTCGGGGCTGCGCGAGCAGGCGAGGTTGCAACTGGAGGCGGTGGAGGGCGCGCCTCCGCCGGTGCGCGTCTTCAATGCGCCCGTGCTCGCCATCCTCCCGGAGCCCGACGCGGGCGACATCTTCTTCGACTTCGAGGGTGACCCGCTCTACACGGAGGGCGCTGGCGAGCGCTGGAACCTCGACTACCTGTTCGGGCTGGTCGACCAGGAGGCCAGGTTCACGGCGTTCTGGGCGCACGACTTCGCCGAGGAGCGCGTGGCGCTGGAGCGCTTCCTGGCGTTCGTCCGCGAGCGCCGCGCCGCTCATCCCGGCATGCACATCTACCATTACGCGGCCTACGAGCAGACCCACCTGCTGTCCATCTCCGCCCGGCACGGCGTCGGCGAGGCGGAGGTGGACGGCCTGCTGCGCGACAACGTGATGGTCGACCTCTACCCGCTCGTGCGCAAGTCGGTGCGCGTCGGATCGCGGTCGTACTCCATCAAGAAACTGGAGCCGCTCTACATGGGCACCGAGCTGCGGCAGAGCGAGGTCACGAACGGCGCGGACTCCATCACCGAGTACGCGAACGCGCGCGACCTGATCGCGCTCGGCCGCTTCGACGAGGCCCAGCCGCTGCTCGACGCGCTCGGCGACTACAACCGCTACGACTGCGTGTCGACGCTCCGCCTCCGCGACTGGCTGCTGGCCCGCGCCGCCGAAGCCGGTGTCCCGATCGGCGCCGCGCCGCTGGAGGAGCTCGAGCCGGCGCCGGAGGAGTCCCCCCTGCGGGCGGGACTGCTCGGGTTCGCCGGCGACCCGCTGGACCCGCATCGCACGCCCGACCGGGAGGCGGTGGCGCTCGCCGCCGCGGCGATCGACTTCCACCGGCGCGAGCAGAAGAGCTTCTGGCAGAGCCATTTCGCCCGGCTGATCCAGCCGGTCGAAGAGTGGGCCGACACCCGCGACGTGCTCGTGCTGGAGTCCGTGCGCGTGGTGCGCGACTGGTATCTGGACGAGGGCCAGCGGGTGGAGCGGCGCGAGCTGCAGCTCTCGGGCCAGTGGGGCGCGGGCAGCGCGGTGCGGGTGAGCGAGAACTCCGGACCGTTCCTGCTCTACGAGTACCCCGGCCCGTTCCGGCTGCTGCGCGCGCAGCCCGGCGCGCGCACGGTGCGCAGCGCCGCCGTCATCGCGGTCGCCGACGACGGCTCCGTGCTGGTGCGCGAGACGCTGCCGGAGGACGTGGAGGCCTACCCGCACCTCCCGATGGCGCTCACCCCGGCGCCGCCGCCCAACACGCGCCCGCTCGCCGAAGCGGTCCGCGAGTGGGGCACCGACCTGCTCGCGGCGCGCCAACAGGACCGGTGGCCGGTGAACGCCACCGTCGACTTGCTGCGGCGCACCCCGCCGCGCACCCGGTCCGGCGCGCTGGCGCCCGAGGGGCCGGAGGACGGCAGCGGGCGCATCGCGGCCGTCACCGCGAGCCTGCTCGACCTCGACGCCTCGTACCTGGCGGTGCAGGGACCTCCCGGGACCGGCAAGTCCTACCTGGGAGCCCACGTGATCGCCCGGCTCGTGGCCGAGCACGGCTGGCGCGTCGGAGTGGTCGCCCAGTCGCACGCGGTGGTCGAGAACCTCCTCGACCGCGTCGTGGACACCGGGCTCGACGCCGCGCTCGTCGGCAAGGTGCCCAGCGGAGGCAATGGGTCCAGCGGAGCGGCCGAGGAGCCCCGGTTCACGCCGTTGCGCCGGAACGGTCACCTCGAGTTCGCTGCCGAGCGCGAGGGGCGTGGCTATGTCCTCGGCGGCACGGCCTGGGACTTCGCCAACGCCGCGCGCATCCCGCGGGGGAGCCTGGACCTGCTCGTGGTCGACGAGGCCGGCCAGTTCTCGCTCGCGTCGACCATCGCGGTGGGCGTCGCGGCACGCAACCTGCTGCTGCTCGGCGACCCGCAGCAGCTCCCGCAGGTGAGCCAGGGCAGCCATCCCGAGCCGGTCGACGGCTCTGCCCTCGGCTGGGTGAGCGCCGGCCACGACGTGCTCCCGGCCGAGCTCGGCTACTTCCTGGCCGAGAGCCGCCGGATGCACCCTGCCCTGGCGGAGTCGGTGTCCCGGCTGTCCTACGAGGGCCGGCTGCACGCGTACCCGAGCACCCGCGACCGGGAGCTCGGCGGTGTCGAGCCCGGCCTCCACCCGGTGCCGGTGGAGCACGTCGGCAACGCGACGGCCTCGCCGCAGGAGGCCGCGGCCGTCGTCCGCATCGTGGACGACCTGATCGGCCGCTCCTGGAGCGACCCTGCCGCGGGGGTGGAGGACGCGCCTCTCGGTCAGGACGACGTCATCGTCGTGACGCCGTACAACGCCCAGCTCGCCGAGGTGCGCGAGCTGCTCGACGCGGCCGGCTTCCCGCAGGTGCGGGTCGGCACGGTCGACAAGTTCCAGGGCCAGGAGGCCGCCGTCGCGATCGTCAGCCTGGCTGCGTCGTCGGCGGCCGACGTGCCGCGCGGGATGTCGTTCCTGCTGATGAAGAACCGGCTCAACGTCGCGATCTCGCGGGCGAAGTGGGCGGCGTACCTGGTGCACTCGCCCGAGCTGACCGAGTTCCTGCCGACGACCCCGGCCGGCGTGGGCGAGCTCAGCGCGTTCATCCGGCTCGTCGAGTCGCGCCCGCAGCAGGTCCGCACCGTCGCCGCGGGTGAAGGCGCTGGTGAGGCGCGGGCCTGA
- a CDS encoding HhH-GPD-type base excision DNA repair protein, with protein sequence MPITITGDAEADALLDQSPFALLVGMMLDQQIAMETAFTGPAKLRDRLGSLDPAGIAALDPDELVAVMKQTPSVHRFPGSMAGRLQSLSAAIVEDWGGDTAAIWTQGDPSGAEVLRRLKALPGFGDQKARIFLALLGKQKGLQAPGWREAAGDYGTEGYRSVADIVSPESLTKVREHKRAMKAAAKG encoded by the coding sequence ATGCCCATCACGATCACCGGCGACGCGGAAGCCGACGCCCTCCTCGACCAGTCCCCGTTCGCCCTGCTCGTCGGGATGATGCTCGACCAGCAGATCGCGATGGAGACCGCGTTCACCGGCCCCGCCAAGCTGCGCGACCGTCTCGGCTCGCTCGACCCGGCGGGGATCGCCGCCCTCGACCCGGACGAGCTGGTCGCGGTGATGAAGCAGACGCCGTCCGTGCACCGCTTCCCCGGATCGATGGCCGGCCGGCTGCAGTCGCTGTCCGCGGCGATCGTCGAGGACTGGGGCGGCGACACCGCCGCGATCTGGACGCAGGGCGACCCCAGCGGCGCGGAGGTGCTTCGCCGGCTGAAGGCGCTGCCCGGGTTCGGCGACCAGAAGGCGCGGATCTTCCTGGCGCTGCTCGGCAAGCAGAAGGGCCTCCAGGCGCCGGGCTGGCGGGAGGCCGCGGGCGACTACGGCACGGAGGGCTACCGCTCCGTCGCCGACATCGTCTCCCCGGAGTCGCTCACCAAGGTGCGCGAGCACAAGCGCGCGATGAAGGCCGCGGCCAAGGGCTGA
- a CDS encoding SCO4848 family membrane protein codes for MTVFAALVLFLNAVFNVIAWPRFFARVRSDQRARDAAGRATAFLRVHAALLGVALLLALLSAVAGVLLLVA; via the coding sequence ATGACCGTCTTCGCCGCTCTCGTCCTGTTCCTCAACGCCGTCTTCAACGTGATCGCCTGGCCGCGCTTCTTCGCGCGGGTCCGGTCCGACCAGCGCGCCAGGGACGCCGCGGGCCGCGCGACGGCCTTCCTCCGGGTGCACGCGGCCCTGCTCGGCGTCGCGCTCCTGCTCGCGCTGCTGTCGGCCGTCGCGGGCGTGCTGTTGCTCGTCGCCTGA
- a CDS encoding LysR family transcriptional regulator has product MDTRQLEYFVAVAEELNFTRAAARVFAAQSTVSAGVAALERELGARLFERDAHGVALTGAGEAALAEARVGLQAIERLRDLAAGDGPLRGVVRVGIFTNLTSIDLPGIMGEFRRRHPGVDLRLGPSPSGSTGLADDVRQGRLDIAFYGLPDPVPGAVVLPLADVPFVAVFPEGHPLAARAAVPLAELAAERWVDAREGFGNRVALDRALAAAGLTREVATEVSDLGEIPRFVAAGLGVGALPELTVNRVAGVVLRPLTPGVDWRLSVIAHPRPGAAARALLELIAERFGRPVPPTLEGP; this is encoded by the coding sequence ATGGACACCCGTCAGCTCGAGTACTTCGTCGCCGTCGCCGAAGAGCTCAACTTCACCCGCGCGGCGGCGCGCGTCTTCGCCGCCCAGTCGACCGTCTCGGCCGGGGTGGCCGCCCTGGAGCGCGAGCTCGGCGCGCGGCTGTTCGAGCGCGACGCACACGGGGTCGCGCTCACCGGCGCGGGGGAGGCCGCGCTCGCCGAAGCGCGCGTCGGCCTCCAGGCGATCGAGCGGCTGCGCGATCTCGCCGCGGGCGACGGACCGCTGCGCGGGGTGGTGCGCGTCGGGATCTTCACCAACCTGACCTCCATCGACCTCCCCGGGATCATGGGCGAGTTCCGGCGCAGGCACCCGGGCGTCGACCTCCGGCTCGGACCGTCGCCGAGCGGTTCCACCGGACTGGCGGACGACGTCCGGCAGGGGCGGCTGGACATCGCCTTCTACGGCCTCCCCGACCCGGTGCCCGGCGCCGTCGTGCTGCCGCTCGCCGACGTGCCGTTCGTGGCGGTCTTCCCCGAGGGACATCCGCTCGCGGCCCGCGCCGCCGTCCCGCTCGCCGAGCTGGCCGCCGAGCGCTGGGTGGACGCGCGCGAAGGCTTCGGCAACCGGGTCGCGCTCGACCGAGCGCTCGCCGCGGCGGGGCTCACCCGCGAGGTCGCGACGGAGGTCTCCGACCTGGGCGAGATCCCGCGGTTCGTGGCCGCGGGGCTCGGCGTCGGCGCCCTCCCCGAGCTCACGGTCAACCGGGTGGCGGGCGTGGTGTTGCGCCCGTTGACGCCCGGCGTCGACTGGCGGCTGAGTGTGATCGCGCATCCCCGCCCCGGAGCGGCCGCCCGCGCCCTGCTGGAGCTGATCGCCGAGCGGTTCGGCCGGCCGGTTCCGCCTACGCTGGAGGGACCATGA
- a CDS encoding MFS transporter produces the protein MSMKAPASLPTPALTHPDERSGARPWRLRHGAGFWIVAAAFLAVMAFSTVPTPLYALYQQRDGFPTWVVTVIFAAYAVGVIASLFLIGHLSDWAGRRRMVLVAIALEIAAAALFLVWNDVSGLIVARLISGVGVGALTASATAHLGELRSVARPDEGPRLASTVSTVVNTGGLALGPLIGGVFAQFLPAPLLLPYAVFLVILALAALAVALVPETVERAEERPAYRPQRISLPAESRGTFSAAAVAAFAGFAVFGLFTSLAPSVLAGTFHVASHLVAGLVPFSVFAASAVSQIVFAPVRSRTALIVAVVLVAIGLAGLAVGVLGDSLTVFLIAGVLAGAGVGLLFRAAILVAGSLATPERRGEVLSAIFLVAYIGLALPVLLVGVALILWPLVPVLVAFVAIIAVLAVVAALRMLPTAR, from the coding sequence ATGTCGATGAAAGCCCCTGCCTCCCTCCCGACCCCTGCGCTGACCCACCCCGATGAGCGATCGGGTGCGCGTCCGTGGCGCCTCCGCCACGGGGCGGGCTTCTGGATCGTCGCCGCCGCGTTCCTCGCCGTCATGGCGTTCTCGACCGTCCCGACGCCCCTGTACGCGCTGTACCAGCAGCGGGACGGCTTCCCGACCTGGGTCGTCACGGTGATCTTCGCCGCGTACGCGGTCGGGGTGATCGCGAGCCTGTTCCTGATCGGGCACCTGAGCGACTGGGCAGGCCGGCGCCGGATGGTGCTGGTCGCGATCGCGTTGGAGATCGCGGCGGCGGCGCTGTTCCTGGTCTGGAACGACGTGAGCGGCCTCATCGTCGCCCGCCTGATCTCGGGGGTCGGCGTCGGGGCGCTCACCGCGAGCGCGACGGCCCACCTCGGCGAGCTGCGCTCGGTCGCCCGGCCGGACGAGGGTCCGCGCTTGGCGAGCACCGTCTCCACGGTCGTCAACACCGGCGGCCTGGCGCTCGGACCGCTGATCGGCGGCGTGTTCGCGCAGTTCCTTCCTGCGCCGCTGCTGCTGCCGTACGCCGTGTTCCTGGTGATCCTCGCCCTCGCGGCGCTGGCGGTCGCGCTGGTGCCGGAGACCGTCGAGCGTGCGGAGGAGCGCCCAGCGTACCGGCCGCAGCGCATCTCGCTGCCGGCGGAGTCGCGCGGAACGTTCTCGGCCGCAGCCGTCGCGGCCTTCGCGGGCTTCGCGGTCTTCGGCCTGTTCACGTCGCTCGCGCCGAGCGTGCTCGCCGGCACCTTCCATGTCGCGTCGCACCTGGTGGCCGGGCTGGTGCCGTTCTCGGTGTTCGCGGCGTCCGCGGTCTCGCAGATCGTGTTCGCCCCGGTGCGGTCGCGCACGGCGCTGATCGTGGCCGTGGTGCTCGTCGCGATCGGGCTCGCGGGGTTGGCGGTCGGTGTGCTGGGCGACTCGCTAACGGTGTTCCTGATCGCGGGCGTGCTGGCCGGCGCCGGTGTCGGCCTGCTGTTCCGGGCGGCCATCCTCGTCGCCGGCTCGCTCGCGACGCCCGAACGTCGCGGTGAGGTGCTGTCGGCGATCTTCCTCGTCGCCTACATCGGACTGGCGCTGCCTGTGCTCCTGGTCGGCGTGGCCCTCATCCTGTGGCCGCTCGTCCCCGTGCTCGTCGCCTTCGTCGCGATCATCGCCGTCCTCGCGGTCGTCGCCGCCCTCCGCATGCTCCCCACCGCTCGCTGA
- a CDS encoding SseB family protein has protein sequence MAGFAATLAGFTASTGDSAGQAWEGREFDENPFGDDDGSAPPELLGAIAAFRAGEVGAEAVVDAVRAVRVLIPLVAELGEEGVSDAGLAIDKTQELSIVTVAAPDGRRALPVFSSVTAMQAWNPAARPVPAAGPRAALAAASEETELLVLDPTSETEFVLRRPAVWALAQGHAWLPSDRDPVVLAAFRASIGSELGVLDVELVAGDPGYRLAGDELVVRLMLTAGLTAEELNAILSRLAQRWAADDAIATRVDSLRVQLTAAS, from the coding sequence CTGGCCGGGTTCGCGGCGACGCTCGCCGGCTTCACCGCCTCGACCGGAGACTCCGCGGGCCAGGCGTGGGAGGGCCGCGAGTTCGACGAGAACCCCTTCGGCGACGACGACGGGTCGGCGCCTCCGGAGCTGCTCGGCGCCATCGCCGCGTTCCGTGCGGGTGAGGTCGGCGCCGAGGCCGTCGTGGACGCCGTGCGCGCGGTGCGCGTGCTCATCCCGCTCGTCGCCGAGCTGGGGGAGGAGGGCGTGAGCGACGCCGGACTCGCGATCGACAAGACGCAGGAGCTGTCCATCGTCACCGTCGCAGCGCCCGACGGTCGCCGCGCGCTCCCCGTGTTCTCGTCTGTGACGGCGATGCAGGCGTGGAACCCGGCCGCGCGACCGGTCCCGGCGGCCGGTCCGCGCGCCGCGCTCGCTGCTGCCTCGGAAGAGACCGAGCTCCTGGTGCTCGACCCCACCTCCGAGACCGAGTTCGTGCTGCGGCGCCCGGCGGTCTGGGCGCTCGCGCAAGGACACGCGTGGCTGCCGAGCGACCGCGACCCCGTCGTGCTGGCGGCGTTCCGGGCGTCGATCGGGTCAGAGCTCGGGGTGCTCGACGTGGAGCTGGTGGCGGGCGACCCGGGTTACCGGCTCGCCGGCGACGAGCTGGTGGTGCGGCTCATGCTCACCGCTGGCCTGACCGCCGAGGAGTTGAACGCCATCCTGTCCCGGCTCGCCCAGCGCTGGGCCGCGGACGACGCGATCGCGACGCGAGTCGACTCGCTCCGCGTGCAGCTCACCGCCGCCTCCTGA
- the priA gene encoding bifunctional 1-(5-phosphoribosyl)-5-((5-phosphoribosylamino)methylideneamino)imidazole-4-carboxamide isomerase/phosphoribosylanthranilate isomerase PriA has protein sequence MSELTNTPKLVLLPAVDVADGKAVRLTQGEAGSETSYGDPVDAAAEWVDAGAEWIHLVDLDAAFGRGDNRDLLKKVIHQTKGVNIELSGGIRDDASLEHALSIGATRVNLGTAALENPEWAANVIGRYGEAIAVGLDVRGTTLAARGWTRDGGDLWDVLARLEDAGCARYVVTDVTKDGTLKGPNIDLLRQVMERTERPVVASGGISSLDDIAALRALVPLGLEGAIVGKALYSGAFTLPEALDVAGD, from the coding sequence ATGAGCGAACTCACGAACACGCCCAAGCTGGTCCTGCTGCCCGCCGTCGACGTCGCCGACGGCAAGGCGGTGCGGCTGACGCAGGGCGAGGCCGGCAGCGAGACCAGCTACGGCGACCCGGTCGACGCGGCCGCCGAATGGGTGGACGCCGGCGCCGAATGGATCCACCTGGTGGACTTGGACGCAGCGTTCGGCCGGGGAGACAACCGCGACCTCCTCAAGAAGGTCATCCACCAGACCAAGGGCGTCAACATCGAGCTCTCCGGCGGCATCCGCGACGACGCGTCGCTGGAGCACGCGCTGTCGATCGGCGCGACCCGGGTCAACCTCGGCACGGCGGCGCTGGAGAACCCCGAGTGGGCGGCGAACGTGATCGGCCGGTACGGCGAGGCGATCGCAGTCGGCCTGGACGTGCGCGGGACGACGCTGGCGGCGCGCGGCTGGACGCGCGACGGCGGCGACCTCTGGGACGTGCTGGCGCGGCTGGAGGACGCCGGGTGCGCACGGTACGTCGTGACGGACGTGACCAAGGACGGCACCCTCAAGGGCCCGAACATCGACCTGCTGCGCCAGGTGATGGAGCGCACCGAGCGCCCGGTGGTGGCCTCGGGCGGCATCTCCAGCCTCGACGACATCGCCGCGCTGCGCGCGCTGGTGCCGCTGGGCCTGGAGGGCGCGATCGTCGGCAAGGCTCTCTACTCCGGGGCGTTCACCCTGCCCGAGGCGCTGGATGTCGCCGGCGACTGA
- the hisH gene encoding imidazole glycerol phosphate synthase subunit HisH — protein MSAPDVVVFDYGTGNVHSAVKALEAAGANVELTGNRRRAQEADGLFVPGVGAFAAVAEALRRSHGDEVIDRRLAGGRPVIGICVGMQVLFEHSVEHGTEAEGLGEWPGTVDLLRADVVPHMGWNTVEAPEDSVLFDGIRDERFYFVHSYAAQEWTLEATGPFAQPRVTWAEHGSRFIAAVENGPLSATQFHPEKSGEAGLHLLRNWIGSL, from the coding sequence GTGAGCGCACCCGACGTCGTCGTCTTCGACTACGGGACGGGCAACGTCCACTCCGCGGTCAAGGCGCTGGAGGCCGCAGGGGCGAACGTCGAGCTCACCGGCAACCGCCGCCGCGCGCAGGAGGCCGACGGCCTGTTCGTCCCCGGCGTCGGGGCGTTCGCCGCGGTCGCGGAGGCGCTGCGCCGCTCGCACGGCGACGAGGTCATCGACCGCAGGCTCGCGGGCGGCCGGCCAGTGATCGGCATCTGCGTCGGCATGCAGGTGCTGTTCGAGCACAGCGTCGAGCACGGCACTGAGGCAGAAGGGCTCGGCGAGTGGCCGGGAACGGTCGACCTGCTCCGCGCCGACGTCGTCCCGCACATGGGCTGGAACACCGTGGAGGCGCCGGAGGACTCCGTGCTGTTCGACGGCATCCGCGACGAGCGCTTCTACTTCGTCCACTCGTACGCCGCGCAGGAGTGGACCCTGGAGGCCACCGGGCCGTTCGCGCAGCCGAGGGTGACCTGGGCCGAGCACGGCTCGCGGTTCATCGCCGCGGTGGAGAACGGGCCGCTCAGTGCGACCCAGTTCCACCCGGAGAAGTCCGGCGAGGCGGGGCTGCACCTCCTGCGCAACTGGATCGGCTCGCTCTAG
- the hisB gene encoding imidazoleglycerol-phosphate dehydratase HisB, translated as MTNRTAQLQRATSESSIELSLDLDGTGASDIHTSVPFYDHLLTAFAKHSLTDLTVRASGDTDIDVHHTVEDVAIVLGQAIKKALGDKAGISRYGDALVPLDEALVQAVVDISGRPYLVHGGEPAGFEFHLIGGHFTGSMVRHVFEAIAFNAGLTVHVTVVGGRDPHHIAEAEFKAFARAFRQAKALDPLVSGIPSTKGAL; from the coding sequence ATGACGAATCGGACCGCCCAGCTTCAGCGCGCGACCAGCGAGTCGAGCATCGAGCTCAGCCTCGACCTCGACGGCACCGGGGCGTCCGACATCCACACGTCGGTCCCGTTCTACGACCACCTGCTGACCGCGTTCGCCAAGCACTCGCTCACCGACCTGACGGTGCGGGCGAGCGGCGACACCGACATCGACGTGCACCACACCGTGGAGGACGTCGCCATCGTCCTCGGCCAGGCCATCAAGAAGGCACTCGGCGACAAGGCGGGCATCTCCCGTTACGGCGACGCCCTCGTCCCGCTCGACGAGGCGCTCGTGCAGGCCGTCGTCGACATCTCCGGACGCCCCTACCTGGTGCACGGCGGCGAGCCGGCGGGGTTCGAGTTCCACCTGATCGGCGGGCACTTCACCGGGTCGATGGTGCGGCACGTGTTCGAGGCGATCGCGTTCAACGCCGGGCTGACCGTGCACGTCACGGTGGTCGGCGGACGGGACCCGCACCACATCGCGGAAGCCGAGTTCAAGGCGTTCGCGCGCGCGTTCCGGCAGGCGAAGGCGCTCGACCCGCTGGTGTCCGGCATCCCGTCGACCAAGGGCGCGCTGTGA
- a CDS encoding histidinol-phosphate transaminase, protein MTSLSDLPIRDDLRGRTPYGAPQKVVPVALNVNENTHPVPEDVAADIVARVAVAVTGVNRYPDREFTELREAFARYLGHGLAGEQVWAANGSNEVLQHILQAFGGPGRSLLGFAPTYSMYPLLASGTGTSWIAAGRDADFELSPETAAAAVREHDPDIVILCSPNNPTGTPLSLETIEAVYTAARGIVIVDEAYAEFMPDGEPSALTLLPGRERLLISRTMSKAFAFAGARVGYLAADPAVVDALRLVRLPYHLSALTQAAALGALAHADEMLAMVGEIRGQRDRLVAELAELGYLPHRSGSNFVLFGGVDDPHAVFEALLERGVLIRDVGIPNHLRVTAGTETETTAFLEALRSLGRPSGSVAASAQSVSSQS, encoded by the coding sequence GTGACCTCCCTCTCCGATCTTCCGATCCGTGATGACCTGCGCGGTCGCACCCCGTACGGGGCGCCGCAGAAGGTCGTGCCCGTCGCGTTGAACGTGAACGAGAACACGCATCCGGTTCCGGAGGACGTCGCGGCCGACATCGTCGCGCGGGTCGCCGTCGCGGTGACGGGGGTGAACCGCTACCCCGACCGCGAGTTCACGGAGCTGCGGGAGGCGTTCGCCCGCTACCTCGGACACGGGCTCGCGGGCGAGCAGGTCTGGGCCGCGAACGGGTCCAATGAGGTGCTGCAGCACATCCTTCAGGCGTTCGGCGGGCCGGGGCGCAGCCTCCTCGGGTTCGCCCCCACGTACTCCATGTATCCGCTGCTGGCCTCCGGGACCGGGACGAGCTGGATCGCGGCGGGGCGCGATGCCGACTTCGAGCTGTCGCCGGAGACGGCGGCGGCCGCCGTGCGGGAGCACGATCCGGACATCGTCATCCTCTGCTCGCCGAACAACCCGACGGGCACACCGCTCTCGCTCGAGACGATCGAGGCCGTCTACACCGCGGCGCGCGGCATCGTGATCGTGGACGAGGCGTACGCCGAGTTCATGCCGGACGGCGAGCCGTCGGCACTCACGCTGCTCCCGGGCCGGGAGCGGCTGCTCATCTCGCGCACGATGAGCAAGGCCTTCGCGTTCGCGGGGGCGCGGGTCGGCTACCTGGCCGCCGATCCCGCGGTGGTCGACGCGCTGCGGCTGGTGCGGCTGCCGTACCACCTGTCCGCGCTCACGCAGGCCGCCGCCCTCGGGGCGCTCGCGCACGCGGACGAGATGCTCGCGATGGTCGGCGAGATCCGCGGACAGCGCGACCGGCTCGTGGCGGAGTTGGCCGAGCTCGGCTACCTCCCGCACCGCAGCGGCAGCAACTTCGTGCTGTTCGGCGGCGTGGACGACCCGCACGCGGTATTTGAGGCGCTGCTGGAGCGCGGCGTGCTCATCCGCGACGTCGGCATCCCGAACCACCTCCGGGTCACCGCGGGCACCGAGACCGAGACGACCGCGTTCCTGGAGGCGCTGCGCTCCCTCGGCCGCCCGTCCGGATCGGTGGCGGCCTCCGCCCAGTCGGTAAGCTCGCAGTCATGA